One genomic window of Branchiostoma lanceolatum isolate klBraLanc5 chromosome 5, klBraLanc5.hap2, whole genome shotgun sequence includes the following:
- the LOC136435874 gene encoding uncharacterized protein, whose translation MLDKRPLNRLRSVPKPGKQLPDARTRRDLSGSGVTRRASAPDITRRRPSLPTDGRRAAEAERSGQETGHRDLHNALQVIQKTIVAMSEPRPPPRTTSISSIPDASSGTSPKYPGQMERGQMADYEATFMALERENEILKSKLQNAMRREIQALRTSKKLARDNHKLKQVVLKQEEAGHAQQGHLSLPKHAGLSSAARCRSPIDMEAPTVVGNGQQGQLPIHHERSNSGDDTLSYPRDDSDSAIVMESDMSQRHPSDSDDTSGSGDDRHLDMSRTRKGQTPARSVSVVIERQRGLHVASPAGQGNKNIYGQLEITGDRHDVRFPWQRDVATQCDFNADVMCSRCAMVIREEDEGVEKENMPAGQPTVVRREKSKIQMTRARPASADWSTRYTRTLDNSNFRPANVTRPRLLAEELTDDVQRRRAEAARMSFARRTPLSLDASSEPLQVVNLRDPGQGRRGERPMSDGWADQKVQYGSVPSESLYFPPSSDSPRVVRKAAESNARRMRPMSADWSNVSTSWGPQPPQAHSGSDPEIRARVFAPDVPPMDFQQPESKHLNRTTSLPPAAFRDQHKQLHGVGVSTVEEEDDGPSADDSSPKRANKGSGSPIANTDGSSDDNSPKGTDDDSPRKRRQKRALRRRSSLIVSLPGLQVSPGDLIVCEPGDYHDGQAAIAALKDRHRGSAANLLEVSTDEKKTKSAWAFLKTNFTKSKEKEERKKSTALEVALTTIKQRDLGEHHLHAYKQDSHWTDLMATSELGLPSLPLTEMEKKRREAVWELFTSECVYLLDHLLILKYVFLEPLLELQEQGHVAFVDTPKLFANLDELCQASSWFCKELLNNLLNNVTPMEFGSTQAVVNAFNSFGNRVCPPYQRYCLNYSSALSYMVELRKNEDFKEFIQWCEQDPRCNRLKLSDLLVAPMQHLTKFPLLLKDIRKRTEDADDKTSLTATVESVEESIRELEGKVKWLTNFERLQELQELIEFPAIDQETKAYVPEFLRATLMKQSHQNILADPTRQLLYEGSLCMLESGKPVDVYLFLFDDLLLITKMRKNAGKKKQSMDQFSHGTISSVSSRKGSLMHKDGPVFTVYRQPVPLDRLAIHDVDIPQSVATGLKHAFVLVHENRFQHAAAVLTLQASSEPMKVTWLANLNNAKDNWREFLDSQDQQGQDGATGEQ comes from the exons GATCTGAGCGGGTCTGGTGTGACGAGGAGGGCCAGTGCACCGGACATCACCAGGAGGAGACCCAGTCTGCCCACCGACGGCAGGAGAGCCGCGGAGGCCGAACGGAGCGGACAGGAGACGGGACACCGGGACCTGCACAACGCACTTCAG GTTATCCAGAAGACAATCGTGGCCATGTCGGAGCCGCGCCCTCCCCCCAGGACGACGTCCATTTCGTCCATCCCTGACGCAAGCTCCGGGACCTCGCCCAAATACCCCGGGCAGATGGAGCGCGGCCAGATGGCTGACTACGAGGCTACCTTCATGGCACTCGAGCGAGAGAACGAGATACTAAAG AGTAAGCTCCAGAACGCAATGCGGCGGGAGATCCAGGCTCTGCGCACCAGTAAGAAACTGGCCCGGGACAACCACAAGCTGAAGCAGGTCGTGCTGAAACAGGAGGAAGCGGGGCACGCGCAACAAG GGCACCTGTCTCTACCGAAGCACGCTGGACTGTCGTCCGCCGCGCGATGCCGGTCCCCGATCGACATGGAGGCGCCGACGGTGGTAGGGAACGGTCAGCAGGGACAACTGCCCATCCACCACGAGAGGAGCAACTCTGGGGACGACACGCTCTCGTACCCGAGGGACGACTCGGATAGCGCCATCGTCATGGAGAGCGACATGTCTCAAAG GCATCCAAGTGACAGTGACGACACCTCTGGGTCCGGGGACGACCGCCATCTTGATATGTCAAGGACGAGGAAAGGTCAGACACCGGCTCGGAGCGTGTCCGTGGTTATAGAGCGACAACGTGGCCTGCATGTTGCGTCACCGGCAGGTCAGGGCAACAAGAACATTTACGGACAGCTGGAAATCACCGGAGATCGCCATGACGTTCGGTTCCCATGGCAACGCGATGTAGCTACTCAATGTGACTTTAATGCTGACGTCATGTGTAGCCGTTGTGCGATGGTCATCAGAGAGGAGGATGAAGGTGTTGAGAAGGAGAACATGCCAGCCGGCCAACCAACTGTCGTACGTAGAGAGAAGAGTAAAATCCAGATGACCAGGGCCCGGCCGGCGTCCGCCGACTGGTCCACAAGATACACAAGAACACTCGATAACAGTAACTTCAGGCCCGCCAACGTCACGAGACCGCGGCTACTGGCTGAAGAACTCACCGACGATGTGCAACGACGGCGAGCCGAGGCTGCTCGCATGTCCTTCGCCAGACGGACACCCCTGTCCCTGGACGCGTCGTCCGAACCGTTACAGGTGGTGAACCTGAGAGACCCCGGGCAGGGTAGGAGGGGCGAGAGGCCCATGTCGGACGGATGGGCCGACCAAAAGGTCCAATATGGCAGCGTGCCCTCTGAGAGCCTGTACTTCCCTCCTTCCAGCGACTCCCCAAGAGTTGTGCGGAAAGCAGCTGAGAGCAATGCGCGCAGGATGAGGCCGATGTCAGCAGACTGGTCAAACGTTTCTACCAGCTGGGGACCACAACCTCCGCAGGCACACTCAGGCTCCGACCCTGAAATCAGGGCGCGGGTGTTTGCACCAGACGTGCCtcccatggactttcaacaGCCAGAATCAAAACACTTGAACAGGACAACATCACTTCCGCCCGCAGCTTTCAGG GATCAGCACAAACAGCTCCATGGCGTCGGTGTCAGCACggtggaggaggaggatgacggCCCGTCAGCTGACGACAGCTCCCCCAAACGGGCCAACAAAGGGTCAGGTTCTCCCATTGCCAACACTGACGGTTCTTCGGACGATAACTCTCCTAAG ggCACGGACGATGACAGTCCAAG AAAGCGGCGGCAGAAGAGAGCGCTGAGGCGGCGGAGTTCGCTGATCGTGAGCCTGCCTGGGCTGCAGGTGTCGCCGGGAGACCTGATCGTCTGTGAACCCGGGGATTATCACGACGGGCAGGCAGCGATAGCAG CTCTTAAAGACAGACACAGAGGGTCTGCTGCTAACCTCCTTGAAG TTTCTACAGATGAAAAGAAGACGAAATCAGCATGGGCCTTCCTGAAGACGAACTTT ACCAAGAGTAAAGAGAAGGAGGAACGGAAGAAGAGCACAGCCTTGGAAGTCGCCCTGACCACCATCAAACAACGCGACCTTGGAGAGCACCATCTTCATGCCTACAAG CAGGACTCCCATTGGACAGACCTGATGGCCACCTCAGAGCTGGGCTTACCCTCCCTACCACTGACAGAGATGGAGAAAAAGCGGCGCGAGGCAGTCTGGGAACTCTTTACGTCAGAGTGTGTGTACCTGCTGGACCATCTCCTCATCCTCAAATAT GTGTTCTTGGAGCCCTTACTAGAACTCCAGGAGCAGGGTCACGTGGCCTTCGTGGACACGCCCAAGCTTTTCGCAAACCTAGACGAGCTCTGTCAG GCGAGTTCGTGGTTCTGTAAGGAGCTGCTGAACAACCTGTTGAATAACGTGACTCCCATGGAGTTCGGCAGCACGCAGGCCGTGGTCAATGCCTTCAACTCG TTTGGTAACCGAGTGTGTCCACCGTACCAGCGATACTGTCTCAACTACTCCAGTGCACTCTCCTACATGGTCGAACTGCGAAAGAACGAAGACTTCAAGGAATTCATCCAG TGGTGCGAACAGGACCCCCGGTGCAATCGGCTGAAGCTGTCGGACCTGCTGGTGGCCCCCATGCAGCACCTGACCAAGTTCCCGCTCCTGCTCAAGGACATCCGCAAGCGTACGGAGGACGCAGACGACAAGACATCCCTAACGGCAACTGTAGAATCTGTGGAGGAGTCTATAA GAGAGTTAGAGGGGAAGGTGAAGTGGCTGACGAACTTTGAGCGTCTACAGGAGCTGCAAGAACTCATCGAGTTCCCCGCTATAGACCAGGAAACAAAGGCATATGTACCAGAG TTTCTGAGGGCGACTCTGATGAAGCAATCCCACCAGAACATCCTGGCAGATCCAACAAGACAACTTCTGTATGAAGGGTCACTATGCATGCTAG AGAGCGGGAAGCCTGTTGATGTATACCTGTTCCTGTTTGATGATTTGTTGCTTATAACGAAGATGAGGAAAAATGCAGGGAAAAAG AAACAATCCATGGACCAGTTCTCCCATGGCACCATCTCCTCTGTTTCGTCGCGGAAGGGTTCCCTGATGCACAAGGACGGACCAGTCTTCACAGTTTACAGACAACCTGTACCTCTGGACAGGCTGGCCATTCATGATGTCGACATTCCACAGTCTGTTG CTACTGGCCTGAAGCATGCCTTTGTGCTGGTCCATGAGAACCGGTTCCAGCACGCTGCAGCTGTCCTGACTCTGCAGGCCTCCAGCGAACCCATGAAGGTCACGTGGCTGGCCAACCTGAACAACGCCAAGGACAACTGGCGGGAGTTCCTGGACAGCCAGGACCAGCAAGGACAGGATGGTGCCACTGGGGAACAGTAG